One Alnus glutinosa chromosome 13, dhAlnGlut1.1, whole genome shotgun sequence genomic window, ttattttcttattatttcttGACGCCTGCCTCACTAGATTAAAAGGCCTACTCCTCTTCTCAgccttcatcaactttcttcttTCACTTTTCACCGACTCTTCTCGTCTCTCTCTATCTTCCACCACTTGGCCGACTTTGTCAAGTATTTTCTTGATGCCTCACTAAAGCTATTACACAAAATCATACCGTCAACCGACATCAGCACCAGCTAATGTTGTTGCTTCTTCTCCCCCCCTTGCCTATAGTTGTGATGTCTTGAAAGAAACTTTCAAGTTTTTGCTTTGGTGACGCCAAGTTGCAGATTGTGTAAGCATAAATCATACTATACATATGCCGTTTATCACCACTAGGAACTGCTCTTTTCCAATTATTCTGCAAATCAAAGCTCATGACACTGCAAGTTTCAGGGACTAGGCCCTTACCTTACTGATGATAAGCATTTTTGGGACATCTGTTCCTGTTCTAGGTTCCACTACGAGTACAAGTGACAAGTTTTTGGAGGCACTTCACAGTGCTAAAATTATTTGGTCGATTCATAATGCTCATCTTTCTTACAATTTGATTGAAGAAAAAAGTAACTCAATTTACAAGGGgggttttggggggggggggggtgtggttTAAACCAAAGCTTCAAATCTGCCTAATGCAAAcattatttgctttttttttctgtaCGTGAAAGGAGAGAAACTTATCAAACATCTTCTATGCAACTTCGGAGGCATTTCTCAGTAGATGTGGATGTCCACACTAATTCCTCCCAGATGATCAGCCCTGATTGAGCAGCTGCTGTCGCTGCGCAGCTTCTGATCCCTTGAAATCCTCTGGTGCGCGCCGCAGCGAAACCATAGGCATGAGATTCTTGCCAGAGCTGCCTTACCAGCAACTCGTACCCCGTAGACCACACTTAAATCTGCCCATATCCCAGAATCAAGACTTGAGTCATACCCTTCAAGATCCGATTCTGTTACAACAACTACAGATCCATCATCAAAAGCAACGAGATCTTGTGAGGCTGCTGATCCTGGGGCTTTCATTATTATATCAGTCATGTGATTGTATATGACAGCTTTTTTAACCATGAGATGGTAGTATTCCTGGACAGCCTGTAATAATTTTCAACAAAGAGAAGCTAAGAAAAACCAAgaaacatttttctaaaaaaagggGAAGGGGGGGTGGTTAAATTACAGcaatacatgcatatatatgaatGCCATTAATTAATTTCCCAGAATCAAAGCAtgtcactaaaataattaaaaataaaaatttgacaaaCATCCACCAGAAGGTTTGAATAAAAACCATTTCTCAAATAATTCACCTAAATGAAGCTTCACGACATGGTTCATAAATCATTTACAATGTAAAGTAGAAACATTTAGTGAAAAAGGAAACTAAGCAATCCTACaggatgagaaaaaaataattccaGAACTTCCAAAACCAAATTGCAGATAATGACAACCTAACATGTGATGCCAAACTTTCACCAATATTTCAACAATACCTGCCACTGGGATGAAGCTAAAAGCACCCTCGGCCTGATGGATCTCACATAATCATATGCAGCATCAGGTGTCATCTGCTTGTGATGtacctataaaataaaatggaatctcagaaaagatggaaaattttaaatagattacttcagtaatttttatttggtgtaGAACTGACCAGGTAACATAATACAACGGTTGTGCTGCGGCCCCGTCCAGCTTTGCAGTGAACATATGTAGATCTTCCACAAGATGCATTCTCTTCACAAAAGCAACATAAGAAAGGTTAGGTTATCATAGGGAATATCTTCAAGAAGGAAAAATTAGATAATCTATTGAAAATCAAAAATAACCACAAGTCACATGATATAAAGACTAATTTCTgctaaatcaaaaaataaaaataaaaatgatgttCTATATAATCAAAACAGGGAAAGCAGGATAGAAAAATGCTCACCATGAATGAAGCTTACAGCCCGGTGTATATTATCCAAGGATGGGGCAAAGCAGTAGTCTCTTGTAGGTATCACAAGATGGTCAATGCCATGAGCCtgcaaaaattataataataccTCATACATTATACAGAGGAACTTGATGAACAACCAGGAATTTTGGCAAAAAGCTTAGAATGTTAGTTTCAGCTGCCCCTACGAAAATATAAATGACCATCAAACACAAGTATCACAAATAGTCTTGGAagaactacattttttttttttttggggggggggggggggggggggggggggagagagagagagagactatgaTCATTGCATATGTGTTTATTGGATGTAGAactaagaaaaacaaagaaaattgattAGAATTCTAAAGGGAAATACTATCAAACAGCATACAATCACCCATTAAAACCCTTCACGCCTTGATCTCAGCCAGTTCATTTCCAAATGAACTACTTGAATGAGAAATTTTAGCAAAATGCGGCCTCACAAGTCAGTCAAATTGTTTAAGATGTCCGAATTAATCCCTGGTAAAGGGCCCACCATGTTAATTAGCAAATCACACATACACATTTAAAGTTATTCCATAAACTTTGTTGACTACGAGTTCAACCCCAAGAAGGTGCAATATCAAAAACCTGACAATTTTTATTGTAGCGGCTCAATGCTTCACAGGATCTTCTTTGGATAAAAGATCAAATATTTTTCACTTAAATATTTactgtattttttttcataaccTATAAAATTCTTACAACCATACAAGATGAAACCAGTGACCTCATCCTCCCAACGATCAATTTGCTCTTAAATATTTACTAAACTATCATACACTTTCATTCGGCTTTATATTTCTTCCAGAAGGAGCACAGACATGAGAAACCCATTACTTACAGTCTTTATGTTCacatttgaaacaaaattatagtTATACAGTCAAAATAAGAATTGTGACAGGACGCTCCTCAAGTAAACATGAGTACAAAACTGAATCAACTCCACCTACTGCCTGTTTAATCTAGCATCAAAGTATAACAAACATATCCAATGCTAATAACAGCCAAAAAGGTTTCATTATGGACAGAAGAAAAGAGCCATTAAGACTACTAAATTTCAGAAAGGATATCTAGCCACAAACTACCCAGGATAAAACACTCACATGATATAGAGATGTTGAAACCAAAGTCTCATAGGGCTCATTTAGTGTGACTACTCCGCAAACACCAAGATCCTTCAGGCGGGGAACATCAGTAGGGAATGGAACA contains:
- the LOC133854202 gene encoding phosphatidylglycerophosphate phosphatase PTPMT1, with product MYIEELKVGEVGSGEEGNSCGSDGDFGGRSVVVADAKRVLIGAGARALFYPTLLYNVVRNKMQAEFRWWDKVAEFILLGAVPFPTDVPRLKDLGVCGVVTLNEPYETLVSTSLYHAHGIDHLVIPTRDYCFAPSLDNIHRAVSFIHENASCGRSTYVHCKAGRGRSTTVVLCYLVHHKQMTPDAAYDYVRSIRPRVLLASSQWQAVQEYYHLMVKKAVIYNHMTDIIMKAPGSAASQDLVAFDDGSVVVVTESDLEGYDSSLDSGIWADLSVVYGVRVAGKAALARISCLWFRCGAHQRISRDQKLRSDSSCSIRADHLGGISVDIHIY